One Azospirillum sp. B510 genomic window carries:
- a CDS encoding hydrolase, which translates to MILRAQESVLLVVDVQERLLPAIHDSDRVIRNTGSLLKGAAALSVPVLVTEQYPQGLGPTAAAVRAHLPATTPVIEKITFASTGEPAFNPAIEALKRPQIVLCGTEAHVCVMQTALGLLQRGHKVYLVADAVSSRTAANHAMALERMRAAGVTIVTTEMVLFEWLERAGTPVFKAVLTLMK; encoded by the coding sequence ATGATTCTGCGCGCCCAGGAATCGGTGCTGTTGGTGGTCGATGTGCAGGAACGGCTGCTGCCGGCCATCCACGACTCCGATCGCGTCATCCGCAACACCGGATCGTTGCTGAAGGGAGCGGCCGCGCTGTCGGTCCCGGTGCTGGTGACCGAGCAATATCCGCAAGGCCTGGGACCGACGGCGGCGGCGGTGCGCGCCCATCTGCCGGCCACCACGCCGGTGATCGAGAAGATCACCTTCGCCAGCACCGGCGAACCGGCCTTCAACCCCGCGATCGAGGCGCTGAAGCGCCCGCAGATCGTGCTGTGCGGGACGGAGGCGCATGTCTGCGTGATGCAGACCGCCCTCGGGCTGCTCCAGCGCGGCCACAAGGTCTATCTGGTGGCCGATGCCGTGTCGTCGCGCACCGCCGCCAACCATGCGATGGCGCTGGAGCGGATGCGCGCCGCCGGCGTCACCATCGTCACCACCGAAATGGTGCTGTTCGAATGGCTGGAGCGGGCCGGCACGCCCGTCTTCAAGGCCGTTCTGACGCTGATGAAGTGA
- a CDS encoding DUF6065 family protein, with protein MTLIAYPLSGAPPDIRPARATRDWIDALPEQYGYRCLPLNIASMHGWELCCPLRVTAVWDGGTGVEAITVTADEPHHLLPASHFGSGVLTFHVAALFRTPPGVNLMVTGPLNHPKHGILGLSGIIETDWSPYPFTMNWKFTAPGVPVTWEKGEPFAHLMPVQRGLVESLTPEIRDLDSDPETAAQYRAWAASRSQFNADLRTAGSAAAQERWQKGYYRGKQPDGGDGPPDHEIKVRAKPFPNG; from the coding sequence ATGACATTGATCGCTTATCCGCTCTCGGGCGCGCCGCCCGACATCCGTCCGGCTCGTGCGACGCGCGACTGGATCGACGCATTGCCGGAACAGTATGGCTACCGCTGCCTGCCGCTGAACATCGCCAGCATGCATGGGTGGGAGCTGTGCTGTCCCCTGCGGGTGACGGCGGTCTGGGACGGCGGTACCGGTGTCGAAGCCATCACCGTGACGGCGGACGAGCCGCATCATCTGCTGCCGGCCAGCCATTTCGGCAGCGGCGTGCTGACCTTTCACGTCGCGGCGCTGTTCCGCACGCCGCCGGGAGTCAACCTGATGGTCACCGGCCCGCTGAACCATCCGAAACATGGCATTCTCGGCCTGTCGGGGATCATCGAGACCGATTGGTCGCCGTACCCCTTCACGATGAACTGGAAATTCACGGCGCCCGGCGTGCCGGTGACCTGGGAGAAGGGAGAGCCCTTCGCCCATCTGATGCCGGTCCAGCGTGGTCTGGTGGAGAGCCTGACACCGGAAATCCGCGACCTGGACAGCGATCCGGAGACGGCGGCGCAATACCGCGCCTGGGCGGCCTCGCGCAGCCAGTTCAACGCCGATCTGCGGACGGCGGGCAGCGCCGCGGCACAGGAGCGCTGGCAGAAGGGCTATTATCGTGGAAAGCAGCCCGACGGCGGCGACGGCCCGCCCGACCATGAGATCAAGGTCAGGGCGAAGCCGTTCCCGAACGGGTAG
- a CDS encoding Lrp/AsnC ligand binding domain-containing protein, whose protein sequence is MQTIFVMVKCELGRAYEVADQAVQLIEQVSEVHSISGQYDLLMKCYLKQDDDIGRFVTEHVQTLAGVRDTFTLIAYKAFA, encoded by the coding sequence GTGCAGACCATCTTCGTCATGGTCAAATGCGAACTCGGCCGGGCCTATGAGGTCGCCGACCAGGCTGTCCAGTTGATCGAACAGGTGTCGGAGGTGCATTCCATCTCCGGCCAGTATGATCTGCTGATGAAATGCTACCTGAAGCAGGACGACGACATCGGCCGCTTCGTGACCGAGCATGTCCAGACCCTGGCCGGCGTGCGCGATACTTTCACGCTGATCGCCTACAAGGCCTTCGCATAG
- a CDS encoding ArsC/Spx/MgsR family protein, with product MAEVIFYGLAGCPANAKQKQQLAAAGHLLIERDLATAELTADELRAFFGDKEVDGWFNRRAAAVKSGAVKPDALDESAALAALLADRELIRRPLLQVGDRREAGFDPTTLHGWIGLTSAESCDDKHARGQCDHGHQHFVKAPAA from the coding sequence ATGGCCGAGGTGATTTTCTACGGACTGGCCGGTTGCCCGGCGAATGCCAAGCAGAAGCAGCAGCTGGCCGCCGCCGGTCATCTGCTGATCGAGCGCGACCTCGCCACCGCCGAGCTGACGGCGGACGAATTGCGCGCCTTCTTTGGTGACAAGGAGGTCGATGGCTGGTTCAACCGCCGGGCCGCGGCGGTAAAGTCCGGCGCGGTGAAGCCCGACGCCCTCGACGAGTCCGCGGCGCTGGCCGCGCTGCTGGCCGACCGCGAGCTGATCCGTCGTCCGCTGCTCCAGGTCGGCGATCGCCGCGAGGCCGGCTTCGATCCAACCACACTGCATGGCTGGATCGGCCTGACCTCCGCTGAAAGCTGCGACGACAAGCATGCGCGCGGCCAGTGCGACCACGGCCACCAGCATTTCGTCAAGGCTCCGGCGGCCTGA
- a CDS encoding YicC/YloC family endoribonuclease has translation MTGFARVDGHGDGYSWTFEVKSVNGRSLDLRCRLPSGFDSVEAAARAELPKRLARGNVNLTLVANRAQAVSQLRINRELLAQVLEIAREIEGAGAAPPRLDSLLAVRGIIEPVEEDETEARERVESALKTDLAKLVALLVDNRLAEGGRIAEVLNGHLDEIARLVDAASACASTQPEALREKLRAQVAAILGSFPALSEERLAQEAAILIGKADVREELDRLRAHIQAARDMMAEGGAIGRRFDFLCQEFNREANTLCSKSADVELTRIGLSLKASIEQLREQVQNIE, from the coding sequence ATGACCGGTTTCGCACGCGTCGACGGGCACGGCGACGGTTATTCCTGGACCTTCGAGGTCAAGAGCGTCAATGGCCGCAGCCTGGATCTGCGCTGCCGCCTGCCGTCGGGGTTCGACAGCGTCGAGGCGGCGGCCCGCGCCGAACTGCCGAAGCGGCTCGCCCGCGGCAACGTCAACCTGACGCTGGTGGCCAACCGCGCCCAGGCGGTCTCGCAGTTGCGCATCAACCGCGAGCTTCTGGCCCAGGTGCTGGAGATCGCACGGGAGATCGAGGGCGCCGGCGCCGCCCCGCCACGCCTGGATTCGCTGCTGGCCGTCCGCGGCATCATCGAGCCGGTCGAGGAGGACGAGACCGAGGCGCGCGAGCGCGTCGAATCGGCGCTGAAGACCGATCTGGCCAAGCTGGTGGCGCTGCTGGTGGACAACCGCCTCGCCGAGGGGGGGCGCATCGCCGAGGTGCTGAACGGCCATCTCGACGAGATCGCCCGGCTGGTGGATGCGGCCTCGGCCTGCGCCTCGACCCAACCGGAGGCGCTGCGCGAAAAGCTGCGCGCCCAGGTCGCGGCCATTCTCGGCTCCTTCCCCGCCCTGTCGGAGGAGCGGCTGGCCCAGGAGGCGGCGATCCTGATCGGCAAGGCCGACGTGCGGGAGGAGCTGGACCGGCTGCGCGCCCACATCCAGGCCGCGCGCGACATGATGGCGGAGGGCGGCGCCATCGGCCGCCGGTTCGACTTCCTGTGCCAGGAATTCAACCGTGAGGCCAACACGCTCTGTTCCAAGTCGGCGGACGTCGAACTGACCCGCATCGGCCTGTCGCTGAAAGCCTCGATCGAGCAGCTTCGCGAACAGGTCCAGAATATCGAGTGA
- the parE gene encoding DNA topoisomerase IV subunit B: MSDLFENTAPKADSYSAQDIEVLEGLEPVRRRPGMYIGGTDDRALHHLVAEVLDNAMDEAVAGHASRIDLELAADGTVMVRDNGRGIPIDDHPKYPGKSALEVIMTTLHSGGKFSNKVYQTSGGLHGVGLSVVNALSDRLTVEIAREKQLHVQEYSRGLPQGPLAHRGNVNRRGTTIRFHADPEIFGETAHFEPHRLYRLARSKAYLYRGVEIRWACDPSLLSVDATTPASETLHFPGGLQDYLNAALKDRKTLTPSPFAGALDFPNGQGRVEWAVAWPDDDEGFSHTYCNTVPTPLGGTHEAGLRTALTRGLKAYGELTSNKRAGQVTADDVMGDACVLLSVFIREPHFQGQTKEKLVTAEAQRLVETAVKDHFDHWLSGDPQSANGLLERLIEKAEERARRKQSKEMTRKSATRRLRLPGKLADCSRNSPEGTELFLVEGDSAGGSAKQARQRETQAILPLRGKILNVASASVDKMKANQELNDLTQALGCGIGKDFSTDKLRYERVIIMTDADVDGAHIASLLMTFFYREMPGLIQEGHLYLALPPLYRLSHGNKQVYARDDAHKDELLAKMFKGKKPDISRFKGLGEMMPAQLRDTTMDPSKRSLLRVVVPNAADPEEKPECERTRSLVEDLMGKRPELRFKFIQDNAKFVKADDIDV; this comes from the coding sequence ATGAGCGATCTTTTCGAGAACACGGCCCCCAAGGCCGACAGCTATTCCGCCCAGGACATCGAGGTTCTGGAGGGGTTGGAGCCTGTCCGGCGCCGGCCGGGCATGTATATCGGCGGCACCGACGACCGTGCGCTGCACCATCTGGTGGCCGAGGTGCTGGACAACGCCATGGACGAGGCGGTGGCCGGACATGCCAGCCGCATCGACCTGGAACTAGCCGCGGACGGCACGGTGATGGTGCGCGACAACGGGCGTGGCATCCCCATCGACGACCATCCCAAATATCCGGGCAAGTCGGCGCTGGAGGTCATCATGACCACGCTGCATTCCGGCGGCAAATTCTCCAACAAGGTCTACCAGACCTCGGGCGGCCTGCATGGTGTCGGCCTGTCGGTGGTGAACGCACTGTCGGACCGGCTGACCGTCGAGATCGCCCGCGAAAAGCAACTCCATGTCCAGGAGTACAGCCGCGGCCTGCCGCAGGGGCCGCTGGCTCATCGCGGCAACGTCAACCGGCGCGGCACCACCATCCGTTTCCACGCCGACCCGGAAATCTTCGGCGAGACCGCCCATTTCGAGCCGCACCGCCTCTACCGGCTGGCGCGCTCCAAGGCCTATCTCTACCGTGGCGTCGAGATCCGCTGGGCCTGTGACCCGTCCCTGCTGTCGGTCGATGCCACCACGCCGGCCTCGGAGACCCTGCATTTTCCCGGCGGGCTACAGGATTACCTGAACGCCGCGCTGAAGGACCGCAAGACGCTGACGCCGTCGCCCTTCGCCGGCGCCCTCGATTTCCCCAATGGCCAGGGCCGGGTGGAATGGGCGGTGGCTTGGCCCGACGATGACGAGGGATTCTCCCACACCTACTGCAACACGGTGCCGACGCCGCTCGGCGGCACCCACGAGGCCGGCCTGCGCACCGCGCTGACCCGTGGCCTGAAGGCCTATGGCGAGTTGACCAGCAACAAGCGCGCTGGGCAGGTCACCGCCGACGACGTGATGGGCGACGCCTGCGTCCTGCTGTCGGTCTTCATCCGCGAACCGCATTTCCAGGGCCAGACCAAGGAGAAGCTGGTGACGGCGGAGGCGCAGCGCCTCGTCGAGACCGCGGTGAAGGACCATTTCGACCATTGGCTGTCCGGTGACCCGCAGAGCGCCAACGGCCTGCTAGAGCGGCTGATCGAAAAGGCGGAGGAGCGGGCGCGCCGCAAGCAGTCCAAGGAGATGACGCGCAAGTCGGCCACCCGCCGCCTGCGCCTGCCCGGCAAGCTGGCCGACTGTTCGCGCAACTCCCCGGAGGGGACCGAGCTGTTCCTGGTCGAGGGCGACTCGGCCGGCGGCTCCGCCAAGCAGGCGCGCCAGCGCGAGACCCAGGCCATCCTGCCGCTGCGCGGCAAGATCCTGAACGTCGCCAGCGCGTCGGTCGACAAGATGAAGGCCAACCAGGAGCTGAACGACCTGACCCAGGCGCTGGGCTGCGGCATCGGCAAGGACTTCTCGACCGACAAGCTGCGCTACGAGCGGGTCATCATCATGACCGACGCCGACGTCGACGGCGCCCACATCGCCTCGCTGCTGATGACCTTCTTCTACCGCGAGATGCCGGGGCTGATCCAGGAGGGGCACCTGTATCTCGCCCTGCCGCCGCTCTACCGGCTCAGCCACGGCAACAAGCAGGTCTACGCCCGCGACGACGCCCACAAGGACGAGCTGCTGGCGAAGATGTTCAAGGGCAAGAAGCCCGACATCAGCCGCTTCAAGGGCCTGGGCGAGATGATGCCGGCCCAGCTGCGCGACACCACCATGGATCCGTCCAAGCGCTCGCTGCTGCGGGTGGTCGTGCCCAACGCCGCCGATCCGGAGGAGAAGCCGGAATGCGAGCGCACGCGGTCGCTGGTGGAGGATTTGATGGGCAAGCGGCCGGAGCTGCGCTTCAAGTTCATCCAGGATAACGCGAAGTTCGTGAAGGCCGACGACATCGACGTGTAG
- a CDS encoding alpha/beta fold hydrolase, whose translation MSERPTLILLPGMPLDAALWDHQVRHLGDIAAPQVVELADCSSIATMAYKVLTQAPDRFAVAGLSMGGYVALEILRRAPERVRRLALLDTNARPDTAEATATRREAVALAHQGRYGQVIRAALPRLIHPDRLADDGFVRSVLAQMERVGVDGYAREQQAIIDRPDSRPGLAAIRCPTLVICGRQDILTPPALHEEMADAIPSARLALIEACGHLSAMEQPQAVTALMRDWLLGD comes from the coding sequence ATGTCGGAACGTCCCACCCTGATCCTGCTGCCCGGCATGCCGCTCGATGCGGCGCTGTGGGACCATCAGGTCCGTCATCTCGGCGATATCGCCGCTCCGCAGGTGGTTGAACTGGCAGACTGCTCCAGCATCGCCACGATGGCGTACAAGGTGCTGACCCAGGCGCCGGACCGATTCGCCGTCGCCGGCCTGTCGATGGGCGGCTATGTCGCCCTGGAGATTCTGCGCCGCGCGCCGGAGCGGGTGCGGCGGCTGGCCCTGCTCGACACCAATGCCCGCCCCGACACGGCCGAGGCGACGGCGACCCGGCGGGAGGCGGTGGCGCTCGCCCACCAGGGCCGCTATGGACAGGTCATCCGCGCCGCCCTGCCCCGCCTGATCCATCCCGACCGGCTGGCCGACGACGGCTTCGTCCGCTCGGTGCTGGCGCAGATGGAGCGGGTCGGCGTCGACGGCTATGCGCGGGAGCAGCAGGCGATCATCGACCGGCCCGACAGCCGGCCGGGCCTTGCCGCCATCCGCTGCCCGACGCTGGTGATCTGCGGGCGCCAGGACATCCTGACACCGCCGGCGCTGCATGAGGAAATGGCCGACGCCATCCCCAGCGCCCGGCTGGCGTTGATCGAGGCGTGCGGCCATCTGTCGGCGATGGAACAACCGCAGGCGGTCACCGCCCTGATGCGCGACTGGCTGCTGGGTGACTGA
- a CDS encoding DEAD/DEAH box helicase, with product MLFSELGLGPDVLRAIEDKGYTQPTPIQEQAIPCVLQRRDVLGCAQTGTGKTASFTLPMISILASGRARARMPRSLILEPTRELAAQVAESFEVYGKYHKLSMALLIGGETFTEQVKKLDRGVDVLIATPGRLIDLFERGNIMLNDIKVFVIDEADRMLDMGFIPDIERIVSKLPKNRQTLFFSATMPPEIRRLADAFLTDPMEITVAPPASPAETVTQALALVHEMDKRRALRHLLQTEDVKNAFIFCNRKRDIAVLQKSLERHGFNVGALHGDMVQSKRTETLERFKQGEITLLVCSDVAARGIDVQGLSHVFNFDVPLTPDDYVHRIGRTGRAGKQGRAFMLATPDDTKLVGAITRLIKREIPMIAIDGLETAEFGEEDSSSRARGRGRGGRGGAKPDSRSEARPPRGGREERAPREEMAPREERAAREERPLREERPVRDERPVREERQPRESLAAAESRRNSEPRRDRDRDRRRRRDDDDDDVVVIGFGDHMPAFMLRSARPRPSAEASTEPSQEG from the coding sequence ATGCTTTTTTCGGAACTTGGGCTTGGCCCTGACGTCCTGCGCGCCATCGAGGACAAGGGTTACACCCAACCGACGCCCATTCAGGAACAGGCAATTCCCTGTGTCCTGCAACGCCGCGACGTGCTGGGCTGCGCGCAGACGGGCACCGGCAAGACGGCGAGCTTCACCTTGCCCATGATCAGCATCCTGGCGTCGGGCCGCGCCCGCGCGCGGATGCCGCGCTCGCTGATCCTGGAGCCGACGCGCGAGCTGGCCGCCCAGGTGGCGGAAAGCTTCGAAGTCTACGGCAAGTACCACAAGCTCAGCATGGCGCTGCTGATCGGCGGCGAGACCTTCACCGAACAGGTGAAGAAGCTCGACCGTGGCGTCGATGTGCTGATCGCGACTCCGGGCCGTCTCATCGACCTGTTCGAGCGCGGCAACATCATGCTGAACGACATCAAGGTCTTCGTCATCGACGAGGCCGATCGCATGCTCGACATGGGGTTCATCCCCGATATCGAGCGCATCGTCAGCAAGCTGCCGAAGAACCGTCAGACCCTGTTCTTCTCGGCGACCATGCCGCCGGAAATCCGCCGCCTGGCCGATGCCTTCCTGACCGATCCGATGGAGATCACCGTGGCGCCGCCGGCCTCCCCGGCCGAGACGGTGACCCAGGCCCTGGCCCTGGTCCACGAGATGGACAAGCGCCGGGCGCTGCGCCATCTGTTGCAGACCGAGGACGTCAAGAACGCCTTCATCTTCTGCAACCGCAAGCGCGACATCGCCGTGTTGCAGAAGTCGCTGGAACGTCATGGCTTCAATGTCGGCGCGCTTCACGGCGACATGGTCCAGTCCAAGCGTACCGAGACGCTGGAGCGTTTCAAGCAGGGTGAGATCACGCTGCTCGTCTGCTCCGACGTCGCCGCCCGTGGCATCGACGTGCAGGGGTTGAGCCACGTCTTCAATTTCGACGTGCCGCTGACGCCCGACGACTATGTCCACCGGATCGGCCGCACCGGCCGCGCCGGCAAGCAGGGTCGCGCCTTCATGCTGGCGACGCCGGATGACACGAAACTGGTCGGCGCCATCACGCGCCTCATCAAGCGGGAGATTCCCATGATCGCCATCGACGGCCTGGAGACGGCCGAGTTCGGCGAGGAAGACAGCAGCTCCCGCGCTCGTGGCCGTGGCCGCGGAGGTCGTGGTGGTGCCAAGCCGGACTCCCGTTCCGAGGCCCGTCCGCCCCGTGGCGGCCGTGAGGAACGCGCCCCGCGCGAAGAGATGGCGCCTCGCGAAGAGCGTGCCGCCCGTGAGGAGCGGCCCCTGCGCGAGGAGCGTCCGGTTCGGGATGAGCGTCCGGTTCGGGAGGAGCGCCAGCCCCGTGAATCGCTGGCCGCCGCCGAGTCCCGCCGCAACAGCGAGCCGCGCCGTGATCGCGACCGTGACCGCCGCCGCCGCCGTGACGATGACGACGATGACGTGGTTGTGATCGGTTTCGGTGATCATATGCCGGCCTTCATGCTGCGCTCGGCCCGCCCGCGTCCGTCCGCCGAAGCCTCGACCGAACCGTCGCAGGAGGGCTGA
- the gmk gene encoding guanylate kinase, whose product MAATKTSPIHRRGLMLVLSSPSGAGKTTIARGLLERDGGITMSVSVTTRPMRPGEVEGVDYYFIDQPRFDRMAETGDLLEHARVFGNCYGTPRVAVEDALGAGRDVLFAIDWQGAQQLAQNTRDDLVSVFVLPPSVSELERRLRGRGQDSEEVIANRMAKASNEISHWPEYDYVIVNSDVEESIAAVEAILHAERLRRRRQIGLPEFVRSIQDTL is encoded by the coding sequence ATGGCTGCGACCAAAACATCCCCGATCCACCGGCGCGGCCTGATGCTGGTGCTGTCCTCCCCGTCGGGCGCCGGCAAGACCACCATCGCCCGCGGCCTGCTGGAGCGCGACGGCGGCATCACCATGTCGGTATCGGTGACCACCCGGCCGATGCGTCCCGGCGAGGTCGAGGGGGTGGATTACTACTTCATCGACCAGCCGCGTTTCGACCGCATGGCGGAGACCGGCGACCTGCTGGAACATGCCCGGGTTTTCGGCAACTGCTATGGCACGCCGCGGGTGGCGGTGGAGGATGCGCTGGGCGCCGGGCGCGACGTGCTGTTCGCCATCGACTGGCAGGGCGCGCAGCAGCTGGCCCAGAATACCCGTGATGATCTCGTCAGCGTCTTCGTCCTGCCGCCCTCGGTCAGCGAGTTGGAGCGTCGCCTGCGCGGCCGCGGCCAGGATTCGGAGGAGGTCATCGCCAACCGGATGGCGAAGGCGTCCAACGAGATCAGCCACTGGCCGGAATATGACTACGTCATCGTCAACAGCGACGTGGAGGAGAGCATCGCCGCCGTCGAGGCGATCCTGCATGCCGAACGGCTGCGCCGCCGCCGCCAGATCGGCCTGCCGGAGTTCGTGCGCAGCATCCAGGACACGCTGTAA
- a CDS encoding PLP-dependent cysteine synthase family protein: MTTPFPASATATNRRSWLDEALRRLEADVNRSADTHLLRLPIPAVRGISLYLKDESTHPTGSLKHRLARSLFLYAICNGWVREGTTVIEASSGSTAVSEAYFAQLLDLPFVAVVPRNTSPAKIAQIEFYGGRCHMVDRASEVCSEAQRLAQACDGHFMDQFTYAERATDWRGNNNIAQSIFDQLAQEPHPVPDWIVCGAGTGGTSATFGRYVRYRRLPTRVCVADPEHSAFFAGFRDNDPKASVSRGSGIEGIGRPTVEPSFQPTVIDRMIRVPDAASVAAVWVLRKRLGRACGGSTGTNLVGAIDLIAGMMREGRRGCVATLICDSGERYMDSYFNRDWVAATGLDIEPWCERIDGFFATGVWNGDGLESAAR, encoded by the coding sequence ATGACCACCCCCTTCCCCGCCTCCGCCACCGCAACCAACCGCCGCAGCTGGCTCGACGAGGCCTTGCGCCGACTCGAGGCGGACGTGAACCGCTCCGCCGACACCCACCTGCTGCGGTTGCCCATCCCGGCGGTGCGGGGGATCTCGCTGTACCTGAAGGACGAATCGACCCACCCGACCGGCAGCCTGAAGCACCGGCTGGCGCGCTCGCTGTTCCTCTATGCGATCTGCAATGGTTGGGTGCGCGAGGGCACGACGGTGATCGAGGCGTCATCGGGCTCGACCGCGGTGTCGGAGGCCTATTTCGCCCAGCTGCTCGACCTGCCTTTCGTCGCGGTGGTGCCGCGCAACACCTCGCCGGCCAAGATCGCCCAGATCGAGTTCTATGGCGGCCGCTGCCATATGGTGGACCGCGCGTCGGAGGTCTGTTCCGAGGCGCAGCGGCTGGCCCAGGCCTGCGACGGCCATTTCATGGACCAGTTCACCTATGCCGAGCGCGCCACCGACTGGCGCGGCAACAACAACATCGCCCAGTCGATCTTCGACCAGCTGGCGCAGGAACCCCATCCGGTGCCGGACTGGATCGTCTGCGGCGCCGGCACCGGCGGCACCTCCGCCACCTTCGGGCGCTATGTGCGCTATCGTCGGCTGCCGACCCGCGTCTGCGTCGCCGACCCGGAGCATTCCGCCTTCTTCGCCGGCTTCCGCGACAATGATCCCAAGGCCAGCGTCAGCCGGGGGTCGGGCATCGAGGGGATCGGACGGCCGACGGTGGAGCCGTCCTTCCAGCCGACGGTGATCGACCGTATGATCCGCGTGCCCGACGCCGCCAGCGTCGCCGCCGTCTGGGTGCTGCGCAAGCGGCTGGGCCGCGCCTGCGGCGGCTCCACCGGCACCAATCTGGTCGGCGCCATCGACCTGATCGCCGGCATGATGCGGGAGGGCCGGCGGGGCTGCGTCGCCACGCTGATCTGTGATTCCGGGGAACGCTATATGGACAGCTACTTCAACCGCGACTGGGTCGCCGCGACCGGGCTGGACATTGAGCCATGGTGCGAGCGGATCGACGGCTTCTTCGCCACCGGCGTCTGGAATGGCGACGGGCTGGAAAGCGCGGCGCGCTGA
- a CDS encoding winged helix-turn-helix domain-containing protein produces the protein MTRMRIRIDFESGGSIGPGKIMLLERIRETGSISAAGRTLGMSYRRAWLLVDDLNRIFREPVVSAAVGGKHGGGTVLTAFGEQVIDHYRAVEREAHVATAHRLAALAAGTNPDYGADKQADDGSFANDPGVGPGCEPSA, from the coding sequence ATGACCCGGATGCGGATCCGCATCGATTTCGAAAGCGGCGGGTCCATCGGCCCCGGCAAGATCATGCTGCTGGAACGGATCCGCGAGACCGGTTCCATTTCCGCGGCCGGCCGGACGCTGGGGATGTCGTACCGCCGCGCCTGGCTTCTGGTCGACGATCTCAACCGCATCTTCCGCGAACCGGTGGTGAGCGCCGCCGTCGGCGGCAAGCATGGCGGCGGCACCGTGCTGACGGCTTTCGGTGAGCAGGTGATCGACCATTACCGCGCGGTCGAACGCGAAGCCCATGTGGCGACCGCTCACCGGCTGGCCGCCCTGGCTGCGGGAACCAACCCGGATTACGGGGCGGACAAGCAGGCGGATGACGGCAGCTTCGCCAATGATCCGGGAGTCGGACCAGGATGCGAGCCAAGCGCGTGA
- a CDS encoding SDR family NAD(P)-dependent oxidoreductase, with amino-acid sequence MKQPRSIVITGASSGIGEALARLYAGPGMALALTGRDSARLEAVARHCRAAGARVDAAVIDVADRSAMAGWLARIDAAAPVDLLIANAGMSAGTGDGGETEEQARRILAVNIDGVLNSIHPLLPAMRARRRGQIALMASLAGFRGLPGAPAYCASKAMVRVYGEALRGDLAGEGIGVSVICPGFVKSRMTAVNRFPMPFLMETDAAARVIRRGLERNAARITFPWPMMAAVWLLALLPPGWTDGVLRRAPRKP; translated from the coding sequence ATGAAGCAACCGCGCTCCATCGTCATCACCGGCGCCTCCAGTGGCATCGGCGAGGCCCTGGCTCGGCTTTATGCCGGCCCCGGCATGGCGCTCGCCCTGACCGGCCGCGACTCCGCGCGGCTGGAGGCGGTGGCGCGGCACTGCCGGGCCGCCGGCGCCCGCGTCGATGCGGCGGTGATCGATGTGGCGGACCGTTCGGCGATGGCCGGCTGGCTGGCGCGGATCGATGCGGCGGCGCCGGTCGATCTGTTGATCGCCAATGCCGGCATGTCGGCCGGCACCGGCGACGGGGGCGAGACGGAGGAGCAGGCCCGCCGCATCCTGGCGGTGAACATCGACGGGGTGCTGAACAGCATCCATCCGCTGCTTCCGGCCATGCGGGCGCGGCGGCGCGGTCAGATCGCCCTCATGGCCTCGCTGGCGGGATTCCGCGGCCTTCCCGGCGCACCCGCCTATTGCGCCAGCAAGGCGATGGTGCGGGTCTATGGCGAGGCACTGCGCGGTGATCTGGCCGGGGAGGGGATCGGCGTGTCGGTCATCTGCCCCGGCTTCGTCAAAAGCCGGATGACAGCGGTCAACCGCTTTCCCATGCCCTTCCTGATGGAAACCGATGCCGCCGCCCGCGTGATCCGCCGTGGGCTGGAGCGCAATGCGGCGCGAATCACCTTCCCCTGGCCGATGATGGCCGCGGTCTGGCTGCTGGCGCTGCTGCCGCCGGGCTGGACCGATGGAGTGCTGCGGCGGGCACCCCGAAAACCATGA
- a CDS encoding acyl-CoA thioesterase: MSAADGYDFDNGPALRAIAMPGDTNPNGDIFGGWLLAQMDLAGGTVAVRRSHGRVATVGIEAMTFHKPVFVGDEVSCFARIEKVGRTSLRVRIETWVRRERSGSDPIKVTEGVFTYVAIGEDRKPREVPPE; the protein is encoded by the coding sequence ATGAGCGCGGCGGACGGATACGACTTCGACAACGGCCCGGCGTTGCGGGCCATCGCCATGCCGGGGGACACCAACCCCAACGGCGACATCTTCGGCGGCTGGCTGCTGGCGCAGATGGATCTGGCCGGTGGCACGGTGGCGGTGCGGCGCAGCCATGGCCGCGTCGCCACCGTCGGCATCGAGGCGATGACCTTCCACAAGCCGGTCTTCGTCGGCGACGAGGTCAGCTGCTTCGCCCGGATCGAGAAGGTCGGCCGCACCTCGCTGCGTGTCCGCATCGAAACCTGGGTAAGGCGCGAACGCTCCGGCTCCGACCCGATCAAGGTGACAGAGGGCGTCTTCACCTATGTCGCCATCGGCGAGGACCGCAAGCCGCGCGAAGTGCCGCCGGAGTAA